A genome region from Bradyrhizobium sp. WSM1417 includes the following:
- a CDS encoding 3-keto-5-aminohexanoate cleavage protein, with protein sequence MISEVFITCALTGTGNAVERSPHVPVTPKEIAESAIEAARAGAAVVHVHVRDPQTGQGSRHPALYREVVERIRKSDVNPVINLTGGMGCVLTLGGVDSPLPPAPESDMVGALDRLIHVAELRPEICTLDCGTMNFGSHNVMVNTSSTLRAMAAHVKELGVRPELEVFDTGHLVQVHELIKEGLIDNPPLIQLCMGIRYGAPHDLTTLLAMVNQLPPEAIYSAFSIGRMQLPYAALAPLAGANVRVGLEDNLYLSRGRLATNAELVQRAVEILERMGVRVMSPDEVREKLALKVQV encoded by the coding sequence ATGATCTCTGAAGTGTTTATCACCTGTGCGCTCACGGGGACCGGGAACGCAGTTGAACGTAGCCCGCATGTGCCGGTAACTCCGAAGGAAATTGCCGAATCTGCGATTGAGGCAGCGCGAGCAGGGGCCGCGGTGGTGCACGTGCATGTGCGTGATCCTCAAACCGGACAGGGCTCGCGCCATCCGGCGCTGTACCGTGAGGTCGTGGAGCGCATTCGGAAATCGGATGTGAATCCGGTTATCAATCTCACGGGGGGAATGGGTTGCGTTCTCACCTTGGGCGGTGTGGACTCTCCGCTTCCGCCCGCGCCAGAATCGGACATGGTGGGTGCTCTCGATCGACTCATTCACGTTGCAGAGCTACGGCCGGAGATTTGCACACTGGATTGCGGCACGATGAATTTTGGTTCTCATAACGTCATGGTCAACACGTCTAGCACTTTGCGCGCCATGGCAGCCCATGTGAAAGAACTCGGCGTTCGGCCAGAACTTGAGGTTTTTGATACCGGGCACTTGGTGCAGGTGCACGAGTTGATCAAAGAAGGGCTGATCGACAACCCGCCATTGATCCAACTATGCATGGGGATCCGCTATGGCGCTCCGCATGACCTGACCACGTTGCTAGCAATGGTGAACCAGCTCCCGCCCGAAGCCATCTACTCTGCCTTCTCAATAGGTCGGATGCAGCTTCCATATGCGGCGCTGGCTCCGTTGGCCGGGGCGAATGTGCGCGTGGGATTGGAAGACAATCTGTACCTTTCCCGCGGCCGACTAGCAACCAATGCCGAACTGGTCCAGCGAGCAGTAGAGATTCTCGAAAGGATGGGAGTGCGGGTGATGAGCCCGGACGAAGTCCGGGAGAAGCTGGCGTTGAAAGTCCAGGTCTGA
- a CDS encoding porin yields the protein MKPTMKGFILGSAAMLAGGGAQAADLPVKAKAIEYVRICSLYGAGFYYIPGTDTCIKLGGYLRAEVALGTNSDYNWTSSGVGGAHNRLSNYYTARSREDLNIDTRTATEYGVVRTFFDGVFSWTTGGYAGAGTGLTGGATAYDSAPAGTNGSGSVAGGSLGVYYAFIQFAGFTIGKAVSQFSAPWTNYPANNFDGLWGGGGTVTGVNQFTYTADFGQGVTAAISAQDQTQYYQAGLINVSGITSSGIVGGAYGLNDIGGSRSPDLVGMVRVDQAWGLFQGSIAAHDNHAGYYGADETTGHPGDKWGWAVQLALSIKNIPTGAGDTLNIQGVYTDGATRYNAQDLAPVAFSMFGGTGLTGGYQSVGFASAPDAVFVAGSGLQTVKTYGFNGGYTHNWDPNWNTGIYGMWAAVRYTDAAKGFICGSAAMGALLVTGSTCNPDFNVMSAGVITRWTPVKNLTFSADLNWSRLDQKYSGAVAYAGGAATAKPAAVYELKDQNSLTLLLRAQRNW from the coding sequence ATGAAACCAACGATGAAGGGTTTTATTCTCGGCTCCGCCGCAATGTTGGCGGGGGGCGGGGCACAGGCAGCCGATCTACCGGTAAAGGCCAAAGCGATCGAATACGTGAGGATCTGCTCGCTTTACGGCGCTGGCTTCTATTACATCCCGGGCACTGATACCTGCATCAAGCTGGGTGGTTACCTGCGCGCCGAGGTCGCCCTGGGCACCAACAGCGACTATAATTGGACCAGCAGCGGCGTCGGTGGCGCGCACAATCGCCTCAGCAACTACTACACCGCACGCTCCCGCGAAGATCTGAACATCGATACGCGCACTGCGACCGAATACGGCGTAGTCCGTACGTTCTTCGATGGTGTGTTCTCGTGGACGACTGGTGGTTACGCTGGCGCCGGTACCGGCCTCACCGGCGGTGCCACGGCTTACGACTCGGCTCCAGCTGGCACGAACGGCAGCGGCTCGGTTGCCGGCGGTTCGTTGGGCGTCTACTACGCCTTCATCCAGTTCGCTGGATTTACGATTGGTAAGGCTGTCTCGCAGTTCAGTGCGCCCTGGACCAACTATCCGGCCAACAACTTCGATGGACTCTGGGGTGGCGGCGGCACGGTCACTGGCGTGAATCAGTTCACCTACACGGCCGACTTCGGTCAGGGCGTTACAGCCGCGATCTCGGCGCAGGATCAGACTCAGTACTATCAGGCTGGCCTCATCAACGTGTCGGGAATTACATCGTCGGGTATTGTCGGTGGCGCCTACGGCTTGAACGACATCGGTGGTTCTCGGTCTCCCGACCTCGTTGGTATGGTTCGCGTCGACCAAGCTTGGGGGCTTTTCCAGGGGTCTATCGCGGCTCACGACAATCATGCCGGTTATTACGGAGCAGACGAGACCACTGGCCATCCTGGCGACAAGTGGGGCTGGGCGGTTCAGCTGGCATTGTCGATCAAGAACATTCCGACCGGCGCGGGTGACACCCTCAACATCCAGGGCGTGTATACTGATGGTGCAACCCGCTATAACGCCCAAGACTTGGCCCCTGTCGCGTTCTCGATGTTTGGCGGCACCGGTTTGACTGGCGGGTATCAGAGCGTCGGTTTTGCCAGTGCGCCGGATGCCGTTTTTGTAGCCGGCTCTGGACTGCAAACTGTCAAAACCTATGGCTTCAACGGTGGTTACACGCACAACTGGGATCCAAACTGGAACACGGGCATATATGGTATGTGGGCTGCGGTCCGCTACACAGATGCGGCGAAGGGCTTCATTTGCGGCAGCGCCGCGATGGGTGCTCTTCTCGTAACCGGTTCGACCTGTAACCCGGACTTCAATGTCATGTCGGCCGGTGTCATCACGCGCTGGACTCCAGTCAAGAACCTGACCTTCTCGGCGGATCTTAACTGGAGCCGTCTCGACCAGAAATACTCTGGTGCGGTCGCTTATGCGGGCGGCGCTGCCACTGCCAAACCGGCAGCTGTCTATGAGCTGAAGGACCAGAACAGCCTCACGCTGCTGCTCCGCGCTCAGCGCAACTGGTGA